One genomic region from Effusibacillus pohliae DSM 22757 encodes:
- a CDS encoding ABC transporter ATP-binding protein yields the protein MTSFSAHAIQATGIEKRLGKIEILKGVDFSISYGEIVSIVGANGSGKSLFLRILAGLVYPDKGNITIGGKPLRPGLIGPLADVGLLIETPGFLPYLSGLDNLKLLAMLRRRIKEQDIVDTLRAVGLDPADVRPVRTYSLGMRQRLGIAQALMEGQKILLLDEPTNALDPEFHDKFLEMLTELRSNGVAIVMTSHNLQEVERLADKVLLMKNGVLTEWSITT from the coding sequence TTGACTAGTTTTTCTGCTCATGCAATTCAGGCTACGGGAATAGAGAAGAGACTCGGTAAAATTGAAATTCTAAAAGGAGTTGATTTTAGTATTTCGTATGGTGAGATTGTCTCGATTGTTGGAGCGAATGGTTCCGGAAAATCGTTGTTCCTTCGCATATTAGCGGGACTTGTTTATCCGGACAAAGGAAATATTACGATTGGTGGAAAACCGTTGCGTCCGGGATTAATCGGTCCTCTTGCTGATGTGGGGTTATTAATTGAGACACCTGGTTTCCTTCCTTATCTTTCCGGATTGGACAATTTAAAATTGCTTGCCATGCTCCGACGGCGGATCAAAGAACAAGACATAGTAGATACTTTGAGGGCAGTTGGACTAGATCCCGCCGATGTTCGCCCAGTACGTACCTATTCTTTGGGAATGAGACAACGTTTGGGTATCGCCCAAGCGCTAATGGAAGGACAAAAAATCCTTTTGCTTGATGAACCAACCAATGCGTTGGATCCTGAATTTCACGATAAATTTTTGGAGATGCTGACTGAATTGCGATCGAATGGAGTTGCAATCGTTATGACATCTCATAATTTACAAGAGGTTGAGAGACTTGCGGACAAAGTCCTCCTTATGAAGAATGGCGTACTCACCGAATGGAGCATAACCACATAA